From Pusillibacter faecalis, one genomic window encodes:
- the plsX gene encoding phosphate acyltransferase PlsX — MKIIVDAMGGDHAPQAIVQGALEAHKTHSVEILLVGRAAEVLRAVEACGERTLPAGVEIRDAAEVVEIMDNPATAFKVKKDSSLTVGMNLLKEGAGDAFVSAGSTGALLAGATLLVKRIHGIRRAAMGPVIPTAGGRMLLCDCGANAECTPEYLLQFAYLGSYYAQRVLRMERPRVALLNIGSEEAKGDTLRHEAYELLRSAGEAGRIHFIGNLEAGDAMMGGADVLVADGFTGNVMLKSLEGTAKFLLGELKKTMLSSTKNKMAAAMLKGDLANMKRLLDPSEIGGTAFLGISKPVIKAHGSSNARAISNAILRAKEYVESGLIADIERDIDLMKVERKQEKM, encoded by the coding sequence ATGAAGATCATTGTGGACGCTATGGGCGGCGATCACGCGCCCCAGGCTATCGTACAGGGCGCACTGGAGGCCCACAAGACCCACAGCGTGGAGATTCTATTGGTGGGCCGGGCAGCGGAGGTGCTGCGGGCTGTGGAGGCCTGCGGCGAGCGAACACTGCCGGCCGGCGTGGAGATCCGGGACGCCGCAGAGGTGGTGGAGATTATGGATAACCCCGCTACTGCCTTCAAGGTGAAAAAGGACTCCTCCCTCACGGTGGGAATGAACCTGCTGAAAGAAGGGGCGGGAGACGCGTTTGTTTCCGCTGGCTCCACTGGTGCGCTGTTGGCGGGCGCTACGCTGTTGGTGAAGCGGATTCACGGCATTCGGCGGGCCGCCATGGGTCCGGTAATCCCCACCGCAGGCGGAAGGATGCTTTTGTGTGATTGTGGCGCCAATGCCGAGTGCACGCCGGAGTACCTGCTGCAGTTTGCATATCTTGGCAGTTACTACGCTCAGCGGGTTCTGCGGATGGAGCGGCCTCGGGTAGCCCTGCTGAATATCGGCTCGGAGGAGGCCAAGGGCGACACGCTGCGCCACGAGGCCTATGAGCTGCTGCGGTCTGCCGGCGAGGCAGGACGCATCCACTTCATCGGCAATCTGGAGGCGGGAGACGCCATGATGGGCGGCGCCGATGTGCTGGTGGCAGACGGCTTTACCGGCAATGTGATGCTCAAGAGTCTGGAGGGAACCGCCAAGTTTTTGCTGGGGGAGCTGAAAAAGACGATGCTCTCCAGCACGAAGAACAAGATGGCGGCGGCGATGCTCAAGGGGGACCTGGCCAATATGAAGCGTCTGCTGGACCCCAGCGAGATCGGAGGGACGGCGTTCCTCGGCATCTCCAAGCCAGTGATCAAGGCGCATGGCTCTTCCAACGCGCGGGCGATTTCCAATGCAATTTTGCGGGCCAAGGAGTATGTGGAAAGCGGCCTGATCGCGGATATTGAGCGGGACATTGACTTGATGAAAGTGGAGCGGAAACAAGAAAAAATGTGA
- the acpP gene encoding acyl carrier protein: MSVEEIFQTMSELVAEQFAMEPAEVTMDTSFEEDLGADSVDLVDLVMAMEEEFEVGEIQEEDLKTLKTVGDAVNYIASKVKS; the protein is encoded by the coding sequence ATGTCAGTAGAAGAGATTTTTCAAACAATGAGTGAGCTGGTGGCAGAGCAGTTTGCCATGGAACCCGCTGAGGTGACTATGGACACCTCCTTTGAGGAGGACCTGGGCGCCGATTCTGTGGACCTGGTGGATTTGGTCATGGCCATGGAGGAGGAGTTTGAGGTGGGTGAAATTCAGGAAGAGGATCTGAAAACTCTGAAGACCGTGGGTGATGCGGTGAATTATATCGCCTCAAAAGTGAAATCATAA
- the rnc gene encoding ribonuclease III — protein MQELEKKLNYTFRNSALLQEALNHSSYANEHRSAHLHSNERLEFLGDSVLGFVTAEFLFTRHPESPEGDLTRIRAALVCEQSLYEVAQRLGLGQYLKLGRGEEAGGGRERTSILADAVEAVFAAVYLDGGIEAASALIHRCLLDVQRESVVEERRRDYKTALQELVQRHADQVLSYQMVDETGPDHAKTFRAEVQLNGSSIGAGSGHSKKEAEQAAAKAALESLGE, from the coding sequence ATGCAGGAACTGGAGAAAAAACTGAATTATACATTCCGAAATTCCGCGCTGCTGCAGGAGGCATTGAATCACAGCTCCTATGCCAACGAGCATCGGTCCGCACACCTTCACAGCAATGAGCGGCTGGAGTTCCTGGGGGATTCGGTGCTTGGTTTTGTAACGGCGGAGTTTCTCTTTACCCGGCATCCGGAATCTCCAGAAGGGGATTTGACCCGCATCCGGGCAGCGCTGGTATGCGAGCAGAGCCTCTATGAGGTGGCGCAGCGCCTGGGCCTGGGCCAGTATTTGAAGCTGGGCCGGGGAGAGGAGGCCGGCGGAGGCCGGGAGCGTACCTCCATTCTGGCGGATGCTGTAGAGGCGGTGTTTGCCGCTGTGTATCTGGACGGTGGGATTGAGGCGGCCTCCGCCCTGATTCACCGCTGTTTGCTGGATGTTCAGCGGGAGAGCGTGGTGGAGGAGCGGCGAAGGGATTACAAGACCGCGCTCCAGGAGCTGGTACAGCGCCATGCGGATCAGGTGCTGTCCTATCAGATGGTGGACGAGACGGGGCCGGACCATGCCAAGACCTTTCGGGCGGAGGTACAGCTGAACGGCAGTTCCATCGGTGCTGGTTCCGGCCACAGCAAGAAGGAAGCTGAGCAGGCAGCGGCAAAGGCGGCTCTGGAATCCCTGGGTGAATAG
- a CDS encoding undecaprenyl-diphosphate phosphatase, whose product MKILSLLSAILLGLIQGVTEFLPISSSGHLAIAENLLHMSGSSEVPGFFDVLLHLGTLVAVFIAYWSDIREMVIELFYGVRDLAQRSTPTPAPPARRLILLIIVGTLPLFAVLPIKDAVESLSGNMYFVAGALLVTGCLLFASDRVRPGRKTEKSATLLDVLLVGVAQAIATCPGISRSGTTITAGCFVGFDRRFAVRYSFLMSIPAILGANILSLKDAVTDIIWADVPVYLVGVAVAAAVGYVCIRLLKMIADKGKFGFFAYYCWAVGIVTLILTLVQK is encoded by the coding sequence GTGAAGATCTTGTCACTGCTGTCAGCCATACTACTGGGCCTCATTCAGGGCGTTACGGAGTTTTTGCCAATCTCCAGCTCTGGGCATTTGGCCATCGCGGAGAACCTATTGCATATGTCCGGCTCATCGGAGGTGCCCGGTTTTTTTGATGTGTTACTGCACTTGGGAACCTTGGTTGCCGTGTTTATCGCATACTGGTCAGATATTCGAGAGATGGTGATAGAACTTTTCTACGGGGTGCGGGACCTAGCGCAGCGTTCCACCCCCACGCCGGCGCCGCCGGCACGCAGGCTGATCCTGCTGATCATCGTGGGCACGCTGCCGCTCTTTGCGGTGCTGCCTATCAAGGACGCGGTGGAAAGCCTTTCCGGCAACATGTATTTTGTGGCGGGAGCGCTCCTTGTAACTGGCTGCCTGCTGTTTGCCAGTGACCGGGTGCGGCCGGGACGAAAGACAGAAAAATCCGCAACACTGTTAGATGTACTTCTGGTGGGTGTGGCCCAGGCTATCGCCACCTGTCCGGGAATATCCCGCTCCGGTACCACCATTACTGCGGGGTGTTTTGTGGGCTTTGACCGGAGATTCGCGGTTCGCTATTCTTTTTTAATGTCAATTCCCGCCATTCTTGGGGCGAATATTTTAAGCCTTAAGGATGCGGTGACGGATATCATTTGGGCTGATGTGCCAGTCTACTTAGTGGGCGTTGCAGTGGCGGCAGCAGTGGGCTATGTCTGCATTCGCCTTTTGAAAATGATTGCTGACAAGGGTAAGTTTGGATTTTTCGCATACTACTGCTGGGCAGTCGGCATTGTGACGCTGATTCTGACCCTGGTCCAGAAATAA
- a CDS encoding FtsK/SpoIIIE family DNA translocase, whose translation MASSTQKKTTKKKNTRSAKTPPPKRPVRREVTGSILLVLALCVCVGYFGANALFIDWLAALLKGVFGYGYWLAAPALVLTGMILLLHRGRPVLLRAVCALLTPLFAGTLGHTLLCKEAYESSIGILVKLWESGNALHSGGVLSGGMAIGFLAVFGKVVSVVLFSLLLTGLLAVALWPALKHLAQRHRERPQYEEEEIQPVRSTAKEATPRRRQEAMRPQIDFPLDEAENTPEQEGRFTSFFRHKSDRQKTPDQVLQAESSVESLEVVPAPVEEAPVPVEEAPPPRREKTKTAGEVAAQTAAVTVEIAEKLAAEETAYQFPPITLLKASQEENHMEAGAELRNNARRLSETLVSFGVEAAPGDVVHGPSVTRYEFMLEQGVKLSKLTNLADDIALALGATGVRIAPIPDKISVVGIEVPNKSVTPVLIRDVIESRDFTEHKSKTAFALGRDIGGRNMIGDIERLPHVLIAGTTGSGKSVCTNSLIISLLYKSTPDEVRFIMVDPKMVELAPYNGIPHLLIPVVTDPKKAAGALQWAVFEMMKRYKLFSEHGVKKLEEFNRLARCSEELDTLPSVVVVIDELADLMLVAAKEVEESICRVAQMGRAAGVHLVIATQRPSADVITGLMKANIPSRIAFAVASSLESRIILDTTGAEKLVGKGDMLYAPLGGGKPQRVQGCFISPEEIEEVVQFVKQSGEPQYSDEVIAKIEESVQEKEKAPKGGAADLTAADEGDELFPAAVEVVLETGQASVSMLQRRLKLGYSRAARLVDQMEDRGVVGPFEGSKPRQLLITRAQWQEMQMGGQGEEEPPFPVEE comes from the coding sequence GTGGCATCCTCGACACAAAAGAAGACCACAAAAAAGAAGAATACACGCTCTGCAAAAACACCGCCGCCCAAGAGACCGGTTCGCCGCGAGGTGACTGGCTCCATTCTGCTGGTTCTGGCGCTGTGCGTTTGCGTGGGGTATTTTGGGGCCAACGCGCTTTTTATTGACTGGCTGGCAGCCCTGCTCAAAGGGGTGTTTGGCTACGGCTATTGGCTGGCGGCGCCGGCGCTGGTGCTTACAGGGATGATTCTATTGCTTCACCGGGGACGTCCAGTGCTTTTACGTGCGGTCTGCGCGCTGCTGACCCCGCTATTTGCCGGAACCCTGGGGCACACGCTTCTTTGTAAAGAGGCCTATGAGTCCTCCATTGGTATTTTGGTGAAACTTTGGGAGAGCGGCAACGCGCTCCATTCCGGCGGCGTCCTTTCCGGAGGGATGGCCATTGGCTTTCTGGCAGTGTTTGGAAAGGTGGTGTCTGTCGTCCTGTTCTCCCTATTGTTGACGGGACTGCTGGCGGTAGCACTGTGGCCGGCACTGAAGCATTTGGCCCAAAGGCACCGGGAGCGTCCTCAGTATGAGGAGGAAGAAATCCAGCCGGTCCGCTCCACCGCCAAGGAAGCAACGCCCCGGCGGAGGCAGGAGGCCATGCGGCCTCAGATCGACTTCCCGCTGGACGAAGCGGAGAACACACCGGAGCAGGAAGGGCGGTTCACCAGCTTTTTCCGCCATAAGTCGGACCGCCAGAAAACGCCGGATCAGGTCCTGCAGGCGGAATCTTCTGTGGAGAGCCTGGAAGTTGTTCCTGCACCAGTGGAGGAGGCTCCTGTCCCAGTGGAGGAAGCACCTCCGCCGCGCCGGGAGAAGACCAAGACTGCCGGAGAGGTGGCGGCTCAAACTGCCGCTGTGACGGTGGAGATTGCGGAAAAGCTGGCGGCAGAGGAGACGGCCTATCAGTTTCCCCCCATTACTCTGCTCAAGGCCAGCCAGGAGGAAAACCACATGGAGGCCGGTGCGGAGCTGAGAAACAACGCCCGCCGCCTGTCGGAAACTCTGGTGAGCTTCGGCGTGGAGGCTGCTCCGGGGGATGTGGTCCACGGGCCCTCCGTAACCCGGTATGAGTTTATGCTGGAGCAGGGCGTCAAGCTTTCCAAGCTCACGAATCTGGCGGATGATATTGCCTTGGCCCTGGGCGCCACCGGCGTCCGAATTGCCCCTATCCCCGACAAAATTTCCGTGGTGGGCATCGAGGTACCCAACAAGTCTGTGACTCCGGTACTGATTCGGGATGTGATTGAGTCCCGGGATTTTACGGAGCACAAGTCAAAGACCGCCTTTGCTCTGGGCCGCGACATCGGCGGACGGAACATGATCGGCGATATTGAGCGGCTGCCCCATGTGCTGATTGCCGGCACCACAGGTTCCGGCAAGTCTGTATGTACCAATTCCCTGATTATCTCCCTACTGTATAAGTCCACGCCCGATGAGGTCCGCTTCATCATGGTGGACCCCAAGATGGTGGAGCTGGCTCCATACAATGGAATTCCCCACCTGCTGATTCCGGTGGTGACGGACCCGAAAAAAGCTGCCGGTGCCTTGCAGTGGGCGGTGTTTGAGATGATGAAGCGTTATAAGCTTTTCTCCGAGCACGGCGTGAAAAAGCTGGAGGAGTTCAACCGTCTGGCCCGCTGCAGTGAGGAACTGGATACGCTGCCAAGCGTTGTGGTGGTGATCGACGAGCTGGCAGATTTGATGCTGGTGGCGGCGAAGGAGGTGGAGGAGTCCATCTGCCGGGTGGCCCAGATGGGCCGCGCTGCCGGCGTCCATCTGGTGATCGCCACCCAGCGGCCCTCCGCCGATGTGATCACAGGACTTATGAAAGCGAACATCCCCAGCCGCATCGCCTTTGCCGTGGCATCCTCCCTGGAATCCCGGATCATTCTGGACACCACCGGCGCGGAAAAGCTGGTGGGCAAGGGAGACATGCTCTACGCGCCCTTAGGCGGCGGGAAGCCCCAGCGGGTGCAGGGATGCTTCATCTCCCCGGAGGAGATTGAAGAGGTGGTCCAGTTTGTCAAGCAGTCCGGTGAGCCGCAGTACTCGGACGAGGTCATCGCCAAAATTGAGGAGTCCGTCCAGGAAAAGGAGAAAGCGCCTAAGGGTGGTGCGGCGGACCTGACGGCTGCCGATGAGGGGGACGAGTTGTTCCCTGCCGCCGTAGAGGTGGTGTTGGAGACTGGACAGGCCTCTGTCTCCATGCTCCAACGCCGGCTGAAACTGGGATATTCCCGTGCCGCCCGTCTGGTGGACCAGATGGAGGACCGGGGTGTGGTGGGTCCCTTCGAGGGCTCTAAACCCCGACAGCTGCTGATTACCCGCGCCCAGTGGCAGGAGATGCAAATGGGCGGTCAGGGTGAGGAGGAGCCGCCATTTCCCGTGGAGGAATGA
- a CDS encoding alpha/beta fold hydrolase gives MKTVFLHGLGQTSHSWDQMAEALGPSLDLLCPDLPGLLRSGEVSYPKLYAGVSRYCDALPGPLNVCGLSLGGILALQYAIEHPEHIHALALIGTQYTMPKTLLRIQSLLFHLMPERMFPRDGFDKSAFLHLTNSMLDLNLEASLPRLQCPVLVVCGERDTPNRRASLELQRRLPHAELRIVEEAGHEVNLDAPRKLAELLRDFF, from the coding sequence GTGAAAACTGTATTTCTCCATGGCCTGGGGCAAACCTCCCATAGCTGGGATCAAATGGCCGAGGCTCTAGGCCCTTCCCTTGACCTCCTTTGTCCAGATCTACCGGGCCTGCTCCGCAGCGGCGAGGTCAGCTATCCAAAGCTCTATGCGGGTGTCTCACGCTATTGTGACGCCCTGCCTGGGCCGTTAAACGTGTGTGGGCTCTCCTTGGGCGGCATTCTGGCCCTGCAGTATGCCATCGAGCACCCGGAGCACATCCATGCCCTGGCGCTGATCGGTACCCAGTACACAATGCCCAAAACGCTGCTGCGCATTCAAAGTCTGCTGTTCCATCTCATGCCTGAACGTATGTTTCCGAGAGACGGATTTGACAAGTCTGCCTTTCTCCATCTGACAAACTCCATGCTGGACTTGAACCTTGAGGCCTCTCTGCCTCGTCTCCAATGTCCTGTCCTCGTCGTCTGCGGGGAGCGAGACACGCCGAACCGCAGGGCCTCCCTGGAGCTGCAAAGGCGGCTTCCCCATGCGGAACTCCGTATCGTTGAGGAGGCAGGACACGAGGTCAACCTGGACGCGCCCCGGAAGCTGGCCGAACTGCTGCGCGACTTCTTCTAA